Proteins from one Candidatus Bathyarchaeota archaeon genomic window:
- a CDS encoding 30S ribosomal protein S11, with product MSEKKAEHWGIANIYSSFNNTIVHITDLSGAETVAISSGGRHVKAARLQGSPYAAMRAAATAAQIAKDRGISAIHIRVRAPGGHGARTPGPGAQAAIRALARAGFRIGRIEDVTPVPHDGTRRPGGRRGRRV from the coding sequence CTGTCTGAGAAGAAGGCTGAGCATTGGGGTATCGCAAACATATACTCATCCTTCAACAATACTATAGTCCATATAACAGACCTTAGTGGGGCTGAGACTGTTGCGATAAGTTCAGGGGGGAGACATGTCAAGGCAGCTAGGCTTCAGGGTTCACCTTACGCCGCTATGCGGGCAGCTGCGACAGCAGCCCAGATAGCTAAGGATAGAGGCATCTCAGCTATCCATATCAGGGTCAGAGCACCTGGAGGTCACGGCGCAAGAACCCCTGGGCCAGGTGCTCAAGCCGCTATAAGGGCCCTCGCCAGGGCAGGTTTCAGGATAGGTAGAATTGAGGACGTTACACCTGTTCCGCATGATGGCACACGTCGACCAGGCGGTAGGAGAGGCCGACGCGTATAA
- the rimI gene encoding ribosomal protein S18-alanine N-acetyltransferase — protein sequence MMQPDLNLLRIVKCQGRHIRGVCDIEYRSFSNPFPEEYLIELFRMFPETFLVAELDGQTVGYLVASVSGRRAHIISLAVDEKFRRRHVGSILLQTLIDNLKANGVEEILLEVRLDNIAARRLYEKFGFEATGNLRGYYEDGRDAALYRLRIY from the coding sequence TTGATGCAGCCAGACCTGAATCTTCTAAGGATCGTCAAATGTCAAGGACGCCACATCAGAGGGGTATGTGACATTGAATATAGAAGTTTCAGCAACCCTTTTCCAGAGGAATACCTAATAGAACTTTTCAGAATGTTCCCTGAAACCTTCCTCGTAGCTGAGTTGGATGGTCAAACTGTAGGGTACTTGGTAGCATCAGTCTCAGGCCGGCGGGCCCACATAATATCTTTAGCAGTCGATGAAAAGTTTAGAAGGAGGCATGTTGGGAGCATCTTACTCCAGACCCTCATAGATAACTTGAAGGCTAATGGTGTTGAGGAGATTCTTCTTGAGGTGAGGCTGGACAATATTGCCGCGAGAAGACTTTATGAAAAGTTTGGTTTCGAGGCCACTGGAAACTTGAGAGGCTACTATGAGGACGGTAGAGATGCTGCACTCTACCGTCTTAGGATCTACTGA